The following coding sequences are from one Macaca mulatta isolate MMU2019108-1 chromosome 7, T2T-MMU8v2.0, whole genome shotgun sequence window:
- the SRP14 gene encoding signal recognition particle 14 kDa protein, producing MVLLESEQFLTELTRLFQKCRTSGSVYITLKKYDGRTKPIPKKGTVEGFEPADNKCLLRATDGKKKISTVVSSKEVNKFQMAYSNLLRANMDGLKKRDKKNKTKKTKAAAAAAAAAVAAAAAPAAAATTATPATPAATAATAAQ from the exons ATGGTGTTGTTGGAGAGCGAGCAG TTCCTGACGGAGCTGACCAGACTTTTCCAGAAGTGCCGGACGTCGGGCAGCGTCTATATCACCTTGAAGAAGT ATGACGGTCGAACCAAACCCATTCCAAAGAAAGGTACTGTGGAGGGCTTTGAGCCCGCAGACAACAAGTGTCTGTTAAGAGCTACCGATGGGAAAAAGAAGATCAGCACTGTG gtGAGCTCCAAGGAAGTGAATAAATTTCAGATG GCTTATTCAAACCTACTGAGAGCTAACATGGATGGGCTGaagaagagagacaaaaagaacaaaactaagaAGACCaaagcagcagcagcggcagcagcagcggcagtagcagcagcagcagcacctgccgcagcagcaacaacagcaacaccaGCAAcaccagcagcaacagcagcaacagcagcacaGTAA